The Coffea eugenioides isolate CCC68of chromosome 8, Ceug_1.0, whole genome shotgun sequence genome has a segment encoding these proteins:
- the LOC113780749 gene encoding uncharacterized protein LOC113780749, whose amino-acid sequence MGQKDIKEKIEGEGKRDGGEKEGKIGQERDKWEEILKSNVRGEREERKRLEVQQENQQQEGTQELQNKKMEEESQANLKVSNMDKDEQAICLHQENEASDHSILILDTNPNQRKSKRRFYFDQRWARNEDSKGIIKTAWGIEQKGSRMFKVMRKIRECRMVLLVWNKKLKMNSGKKITQIKKKLQEIKESNGEGKRGQLADLKLQLSKAYKEEELFWSQKARCRWLQEGDKNTAYFHASVMATRRRNKITVLQRNNGDWCNTDQELGGNMQLLPTVVPNAISRQMNERLIQLVNEAEIKKALFSMHPNKSPGTDGNMLRAVNEILITLIPKIDNPLNLTQYRPISLCNTMYKIISKVLANMLKMVLKKCINDSLICCKATVQEAKQVKDILLKYTKISGQLVNFEKSAVYFSRNTPTHVKEKVCHELGNMREAGSGRYLGLPMAIGRSKNQVFGYIMSSVMNKMKGWKNKMLSSAGKEVLIKSVIQAMPNYAMASFKLPKGLCKDICKGIANFWWESTQQDRKMHTISWKNLSKVKGKGGLGFRDLEAFNEALLAKQLWRIITSPNLLMSKVIRAKYLQVPDALDSNPLQSAS is encoded by the exons ATGGGGCAAAaagatataaaagaaaaaatagagggAGAAGGAAAAAGGGATGGGGGAGAGAAAGAGGGAAAGATAGGGCAAGAAAGGGACAAATGGGAGGAGATTCTAAAAAGTAACGTCAGGGGGGAAAGAGAGGAGAGGAAAAGGTTGGAGGTACAGCAAGAAAATCAACAACAGGAAGGTACGCAGGAGCTACAAAATAAAAAGATGGAAGAGGAGAGTCAGGCAAACTTGAAGGTTTCTAATATGGATAAGGATGAGCAG GCAATTTGTCTTCATCAAGAAAATGAGGCTTCGGACCATAGTATACTTATTCTGGACACCAACCCCAATCAGAGGAAATCAAAAAGGAGATTCTATTTTGATCAAAGGTGGGCAAGAAATGAGGACAGTAAAGGAATCATAAAGACAGCATGGGGCATAGAACAAAAAGGTTCAAGAATGTTCAAAGTGATGAGGAAGATAAGGGAATGTAGAATGGTTCTACTGGTATGGAACAAAAAGCTGAAGATGAACTCTGGAAAGAAAATTACACAGATTAAAAAGAAGCTGCAGGAAATAAAGGAGTCAAATGGAGAAGGGAAACGAGGTCAGCTAGCAGATTTAAAGCTCCAACTCAGCAAGGCGTATAAAGAGGAAGAACTCTTTTGGAGTCAAAAAGCAAGATGTAGGTGGTTACAAGAAGGGGACAAGAACACTGCTTACTTCCATGCAAGTGTGATGGCTACAAGGAGAAGGAACAAAATCACAGTGCTGCAGAGAAATAATGGGGACTGGTGCAACACGGATCAAGAATTGGGAGGAAATATGCAACTATTACCAACAGTTGTTCCCAATGCTATCTCAAGACAGATGAATGAGCGACTGATACAACTAGTGAATGAAGCAGAAATAAAAAAAGCTCTCTTTTCTATGCATCCAAATAAATCTCCTGGCACAGACG GAAATATGTTGAGAGCTGTAAATGAAATTCTTATTACTCTGATTCCTAAGATCGATAACCCTCTAAACTTGACTCAGTATAGGCCTATCAGTCTGTGTAACACTATGTATAAAATCATCTCTAAGGTGCTAGCAAATATGCTGAAAATGGTTCTTAAAAAGTGCATAA ATGATTCGTTAATATGCTGCAAAGCAACAGTCCAGGAAGCCAAGCAGGTGAAGGATATTCTACTAAAGTACACAAAGATATCTGGTCAATtggtaaattttgaaaaatcagcTGTGTACTTTAGTAGAAATACTCCTACACATGTCAAAGAAAAAGTGTGTCATGAGCTAGGTAATATGAGGGAAGCAGGTAGCGGCAGATACTTGGGTCTACCTATGGCTATAGGCAGATCAAAAAATCAAGTGTTTGGGTATATCATGAGCTCAGTCATGAACAAAATGAAAGGCTGGAAAAACAAAATGTTGAGCTCAGCTGGAAAGGAAgttttgatcaagtcagtgatTCAAGCGATGCCAAATTATGCAATGGCTTCCTTTAAATTGCCAAAAGGACTGTGCAAGGACATATGCAAGGGCATAGCAAATTTCTGGTGGGAAAGTACGCAGCAAGATAGGAAAATGCATACGATAAGCTGGAAGAATTTATCAAAAGTAAAAGGAAAGGGGGGACTGGGATTTAGAGATCTGGAAGCATTTAATGAAGCCTTACTTGCCAAACAGCTTTGGAGAATTATCACTTCCCCCAATCTGCTTATGAGTAAGGTAATCAGAGCTAAGTACCTACAGGTCCCAGATGCTCTAGATAGCAATCCCCTACAATCAGCCTCATAG
- the LOC113781494 gene encoding uncharacterized protein LOC113781494 produces the protein MLEPESLNSNPTFMSMFNVVHIDEKWFYMTKECEKYYLHPQEEEPLRTCKSKKFIVKVMFLAAVARPRFDCSGNPTFDGKIGIFPFVFKEPAKRSSKNRMAGTLETKPILSVTKEVYRRCLMEQVLPAIHAKWPRDGGSVTEILIQQDNAKPHINPTDPVFIEAASRDGFDIHLSFQPPNSPDMNVLDLGYFRAIQSLQHQEAPLSIDELILAVEKSFDQLSSESLNNVFLTLQSCMVEVMKNLGGNNYKVPHIGKHHLMKESCLPLQIECEKELVNQVLSHMQA, from the coding sequence ATGCTTGAACCAGAAAGTCTCAACAGCAATCCAACATTTATGAGTATGTTCAATGTTGTGCATATTGATGAAAAGTGGTTTTACATGACTAAAGAATGTGAAAAATATTATCTTCATCCTCAAGAAGAAGAACCTCTTAGGACATGTAAGAGCAAAAAGTTCATTGTGAAAGTTATGTTCCTAGCTGCTGTTGCTCGACCACGTTTTGACTGCTCTGGTAACCCAACATTTGATGGGAAAATTGggatttttccttttgtattCAAAGAACCAGCAAAGAGGAGTAGTAAAAATCGTATGGCAGGTACATTAGAAACTAAGCCAATATTGTCAGTGACCAAGGAAGTATATAGGAGATGTTTAATGGAACAGGTTTTGCCTGCAATACATGCTAAATGGCCACGGGATGGTGGTAGTGTTACTGAAATTTTGATCCAACAGGATAATGCAAAACCACATATTAATCCCACTGATCCTGTATTTATTGAAGCTGCTTCTAGAGATGGATTTGATATTCACTTGTCATTTCAGCCTCCTAACAGTCCGGACATGAATGTTCTTGACTTGGGATATTTTAGAGCTATACAATCCTTGCAACATCAAGAAGCACCCTTGTCAATTGATGAGCTAATTCTTGCTGTGGAAAAGTCATTTGATCAATTATCAAGTGAAAGTCTAAACAATGTTTTCTTAACATTGCAATCATGTATGGTAGAGGTGATGAAAAATCTTGGGGGAAATAACTATAAAGTGCCACACATTGGGAAGCACCATTTAATGAAAGAAAGTTGTCTTCCACTGCAAATAGAATGTGAAAAAGAACTTGTGAATCAAGTTCTAAGTCATATGCAAGCGTGA